The Hypnocyclicus thermotrophus nucleotide sequence GGTATTTTTTGTTACGATTTCTAGATCATCACTTCTTTTTCTTTCATAATTATATGTAGATAAGAAGTGAATAGTATAATCAACACCTATACCAATTGCTATAGACGCTACCATAGCAGTACCTAAGTCAAGTTTTATACCAAAATATCCCATTAATCCAAAATTAATAAGAAGTGATAGAGTAAGAGGGATTATTCCATAAATACCAGCAATTATTGATTTATATGAGAACGCAACAATTATAAATACTATTATTAAAGAAGAAATTATACTCATAATTTGGCTCGATACAATTAAATCATTTACAGCAGATGACATATCAGCATGTCCAGCAACATTTATTGTATAACCTTTAGGGAAATTAGCTGCAGCATAATCTTTTATTGCTTTTTCTACTTTTTTAGTATAAATATTACTTCCTGTTTTTAACTGTATAATCATTCTTGCTTTTGAAGGTTCTAGTTGATCATTAATGTAGTCATCTAAACTCCCTGAATAAAGAAGTAAATATTGAGAAATAAGGTTTTTAAGTTCATCTCTATTTGCTGCCATATATTTTTTAGGATTATAAGGGATTTCATTATATGAAGCACCTTTATAATTTAATTCTTTATTAATTACTTCCACTAGTTCCTCGGCAGTTAGATTAAGTTTATCAGAGTGTAAAATAGCGTTATTTATAACTTTAATAACATCATTTGCAGTTTTTATCTTTGGTGTTTTATTTTCTATAGTAGTAGTAGTTTTTTCTGATTGAGAATTATCAGTAAATGAATCATCACCAAAACTATTATCCTCAGTAAATGAGTCATTACTAAAACCATCATCTACAAATCCAACATCTAAATCTGAATCAGAAGTTGAATCAGAAATTATTTCTTCATCTTCTTGAGGATAATTCATAACTTGGTTCATTCTTTTTAAGAAGTCAGCGAATGAAGTAACTTCCCCTACTTTAGAATAATTATATTTTAAAAATTTTTTTAAATTATCCATTTCTTTTAAAATTTCAGGATTTGTTAAATCACCTTTATTTTTACCTTCGATTAAGATGTCCAATACTGTAGTTCCATTAAAAGTAGAACTTAGATATTTATCAGAAACTCTTATTTCAGAACTAGGTTTAAACATTTCAATTAATGGACCGTCAACTATTATTTTTGACATTCCAATTATAGAAATAACAATTATTATTAATGAAAGAGATAAAACTCTTATTATTTTTCTACCAAAATAATGATAAAAACCAATTAAAATTTTTGTAATTAATCCATCATCAACATCATCATCATCAGAAATTTTTAAACTATTATGTCTTACTAATAAAAGAGCAGGAATAAGTAATACCGCAACAATAAGAGCGACTAATACTCCAACAGCTGTAAATATACCAAAATGTTTTATGGGAACAATACTACTTGTAGCTAATGAAGCAAATCCAGCAATAGTAGTAACCCCTGCTAAGAATACAGGTTTACCAACTTTATGTACAGTTTCAACTACAAGCTCTCTATGTTTAGCTTCTGATAATTGAGATTTTTCTTTTTTTAAATCATCATAATAGTGACTTATAATATGTATTCCATAAGCACTACCTACAGCCACTAAAAGTACTGGAATAACAGTTGACACCATAGTTAAATTAATATTTAACATTGCCATAAGTCCAATAGTCCATATAGTACTTACAAGTACAGTAATAAGTGGTAATAAAACGCCACTAAGATTTTTAAATGATAAATATAATGATAATACTACAACAAGGACAACAAATGGAATAAGTCTACTCATGTCTTGTCTCATATATTCACCAAGTAATACAGTAATAACAGGAGTACCCGCTACATAATAATCCATAGTTGGATTATTGTATTTATTTAATACATCTTTAATATCATAATAAATTTTTTCTTTTTCTTCTATTGATAATCCCTTTTTTAATTTTATTAAAATTTGAGTAGATTTTAAATCATCAGAATATAAATTTCCTTTATAAATTTTCCAACTTAATAATTTTTCTTTTACCATATTTAACTCAGTTTCTGTTTTAGGAATTTCTTTAGCAATTTCTCCTACTTTCATTCCTTCAGCAGTACCTTCAATAAAATCAGTATTAGTAAGCCCTGTTACATCTTCAACATTATTAATTTTTTCAAGATCTTTGATTAATTTGTTAATTAATTCAAGATTTTTAATTGTAATAATAGAACTTGTTTTACTTTTAATACCGATTGCCATAGCATCAGTACTACCAAATATATCTTCCAATCTATTTTTGGTTATTCTTGAGATATGATTTTCTGGCAAGAAAATTTCAACTTCATTATTAATTTTTATTTTAGGTAATTGCCAAGAAAAAAATCCTGTCATAGCAACTATAAATATTATAATTAGCCATGGTTTTTTAAAAAATGTGTTCATTTGTACCTCCTTAAAAATTTATATTTTAATTTAAATTATACATACAAGAATGTATTTACATAATGTTTTTTAAAACTCCTTTACGGAGTTTTAAGTAATTTTATTAAATTTTTTACAATATAATCACTAGGGAAATCATCATATATATTTTCATTAAACATTAATGCTCTATCAAAACCTAAAATCATATTTATTACAGCAAAAGCTAAAAATTTTGCATCTAAATCAGTACGGATGTTTCCTTTAGTTTGTCCTTGAAGAATTAAGTTGTTAGTTTTGTTAATAATTTTTATTTTTATTTCACTTAATAAGTTATGGATTAAAGAAGTATCTTTTGTAAAACCTATTTTAAATTCAATTATTTGTTTGTATTTCTTTATGTTTTTATCAGATGTAAAATAATCAAAATATTTTTTAACTAATGCTTCAATTTGACATATAGAACTTGTATCTGTTTTAGATATTTCTTCATCTATTTTAGTTAAAAAACTTCCTAGATACATTTCAGTTAGCTCTTTTAATATATCAAATTTATTTTCAAAATGCCAATAAATAGCACCTCTAGTTAAATTTGCTTTTTTTGCGATATTATTTAAAGTAGCGGTTTCATAACTTTTTTCTAAAAAAACATCTAATGCAGCTTCTAAAATAGCTTGTTTGGTTTTATCAGCGTCTTCTTTTGTTTTTCTCATTTAATTTACACACTCCTTGTGAATATCCCTGAAATTATATTAACATACATGTATGTATAATGTCAATATTTTTTTTAATTTTTTATTCAACATCTTTTAATACTGAATTTATAAATATCATCCCAGTATCATAAATATTTTTTTTTATATATTCTGTGTCTACATTTGAAATAAAATCGGTACACACAAGAGTGGCTAAACCATGAGCATAAATCCAGCATTTATGTAATAACCATCTTCTTTTTTCTTCGCCTAATTTTTGAAATCTTTTATCTTGGTCAAATTCTTCGAAAATCATTTTATTAAAATCATGAATCAAATCTTTATAAAATTCTTGTTTTAAAAAAATAGAATCAAATAATTGACGCTCATTTTTAGCAAATAAAACAATTCCCATACCTATATTTAAGAAAATCTTGTCAGTATATGGTTTTTGTACATATTCTAAAAATGTAGTTTTCGCCATAGAAAGTATTTCATATTTTAATTCTTCAATTGATTTAAAACTATTATATATTGGTGCAGGAGAAGAATTTAGTTTTTTTGCAATATTTCTTGCAGTAATATATTCTATTCCTTTTTCTCTTAATAGTTCATATGTTTTTTTTAGTATTTCTTCTTTTGTAAATACAATCTTTTTTGCCATTTTTTATACTCCTTAAATTCTCTTAAAAAATAAAGTTGATTATTTTTCATAAATTTTAAATGTGAATTTTTTATATTCTTTTTCTTTAATAATTTTAAAATTTTGCAGATTTACATCGGGGAAATATATATCGCCTGTATAACTTCCTTTTATATGAGAAATATAATATCTATCAACTTTATTAATAAAATAAGTATAGATTTCTCTACCGCCAATAATAAAAACTTCTTCGTTTTTAGATAAATCAAAAACTTCTTCAATATTATTAATAGTTATAATTCCATCAAAAGAAAATTTTTTATCTCTGGTTAATACAATGTTTTTTCTATTAGGTAAAGCCTTGCCAATACTATCAAAAGTTTTTCGTCCCATAACAATAGTATGTCCTGTTGTTATATTTTTAAAATTTTGTAGATCCTCTTTTATTTTCCATGGGAGATTGATTCCGTCTCCAATTAATCTATTTTCATCAAAAGCTACAATAATACTAAGCATACAACCTCCTAAAATAAAATTACTTATGTAATATTATAATAAAAATATTATTTTTACACAATATAAAATTAAAATTTTATTAAATTATGCCGATAAAAATTATGTATAAACAAATTAATATCTTAGAAAGGCTGGTTGAGTAAAATGAAAAAAACACTTATTTTTGCTCTTACATTTATTTTATTAACTGTTAATATATACTCAAAACAGGGTGTATCAGTTATGTATATTACTGGAATGTCAAATTCGAATTTAAGTGGATTAAATTCAAAATTTGCTAGTAATGGTATTCCAAAAGTTGAAGAAGCTTTTTCAGTACAAGGGGCAAGTGGATATTTTACATTTGATAGAATAGTGTTGGGGCTTGAAGCAGCAGCATTATTAGGAAATGATAAAATAAACACTAATTATATTGTAGGATTAGATGGAATGTATGGAAAGATAATAATGGGATATGCATTAATTGATAATGGAAGACTTAGTATAATACCAAGATTCGGTGTTGGAAAATTATCTATGGATGTAAAAGTAGAAAAAAGAAATAATAACGACATACAGACTGTAGATGATGCTCTCACATTGTATACAGAAAAAAGTAAATTTAATATGGCAGGGACAATGTTAGATGCAGGAGTTTCTATGGAATATAATCTTGGAGTAGATGGAATGACAGGATTTATGTTTGGAATAGAAATGGGGTATAAATTTTTACCTTTAAATGCAGACTTTACAATGGATGATTTATCATTAAAAAGTACTCCAGCTGTAAATATGAATGGTTATTATTTTGTAATCAAACTTGGAGCAGGACAATTTAATTAAAAAATTATATAACCAAAAGCTTATTTACTAAGTTTAGTAAATAAGCTTTTTTAGTTTATAAAAAATAAAATTTGATTAATTGACTTGTATATTTAGTTTTTATATAATGAATTAGTAATAAAATTTTAGAAAGAAGGTAATAATATTGTTTATTATAGAATTAAAACTTGAAATTCTTATATTTTTCTTTTTTTCATTTTTAATATTTGAAAAGATTAACTACTATTATAATCAGGGGAATTCATTTTTAAAACATGATAAATCTAATTTAGCAATTATGCTTTTTAATACTATTATTTTTAATTCATTTTTTAATTATGTATTCTTTTTAACTACCTCATCAAGACTATTTAGGAAATACGGGGTATTTCAAATATTAAAAATTAATTATATTATTAAAGGAATTTTGATTATTTTGTTATTAGATTTTTGGACATATTTTTGGCATAGATTAAATCATGAGATGAAATTTTTGAGAAAGTTTCATAAAGTGCATCATACAGACACTATGATGAATGTGACTACTGCAGTTAGATTTCACTTTATAGAGTTTTTATTATCTTTTTTAATGAAAACCTTGATAATTTTAATTTTAGGAATTTCCTTGAAATACTTAATAGTTTATGAAATAATTATGAATATTTGTGTTTATTTTCATCATAGCAATATAAAAATAAATAAAAAAGTAGATAATATATTAAATAAAATAATTGTTACTCCTTATATGCATAGAGTGCATCATTCTATTATAAAAAAAGAAAGAAATAGTAATTATTCAGCATTATTAAGTATATGGGATAAAATATTTAATACATATACTTATAAAGAAGATATTCAAGACATTATTTTTGGATTAGAAAAATATCAAGATAAAAAATATGATACTTTTATTTATATGTTGATTACACCATTTAAATAATTTGTTCGAAATATTAACTATAAAACCGAACAATTTTTTAGTCTTGACATATTGTGTAGATTTTTATATACTCATAAAAACTAAAAAAGAATTTTAAAATATAAAACTCTTTTTTCTTTTCATTTGTGGAGAGTATAAATTGTAGAATGGTAGTATGGTAGGGATAGAACTCTTTTTTATTCCTTTCATTAAAATTTTTTCAAAATATAATCTAAATCAAAAAAAACATTAAATTTTTTCAAAAATAAAGATATTATTAAGAAGACACTGTATACTTTGTATTAGTTTTATGATACAATATAATTATA carries:
- a CDS encoding dihydrofolate reductase produces the protein MLSIIVAFDENRLIGDGINLPWKIKEDLQNFKNITTGHTIVMGRKTFDSIGKALPNRKNIVLTRDKKFSFDGIITINNIEEVFDLSKNEEVFIIGGREIYTYFINKVDRYYISHIKGSYTGDIYFPDVNLQNFKIIKEKEYKKFTFKIYEK
- a CDS encoding efflux RND transporter permease subunit is translated as MNTFFKKPWLIIIFIVAMTGFFSWQLPKIKINNEVEIFLPENHISRITKNRLEDIFGSTDAMAIGIKSKTSSIITIKNLELINKLIKDLEKINNVEDVTGLTNTDFIEGTAEGMKVGEIAKEIPKTETELNMVKEKLLSWKIYKGNLYSDDLKSTQILIKLKKGLSIEEKEKIYYDIKDVLNKYNNPTMDYYVAGTPVITVLLGEYMRQDMSRLIPFVVLVVVLSLYLSFKNLSGVLLPLITVLVSTIWTIGLMAMLNINLTMVSTVIPVLLVAVGSAYGIHIISHYYDDLKKEKSQLSEAKHRELVVETVHKVGKPVFLAGVTTIAGFASLATSSIVPIKHFGIFTAVGVLVALIVAVLLIPALLLVRHNSLKISDDDDVDDGLITKILIGFYHYFGRKIIRVLSLSLIIIVISIIGMSKIIVDGPLIEMFKPSSEIRVSDKYLSSTFNGTTVLDILIEGKNKGDLTNPEILKEMDNLKKFLKYNYSKVGEVTSFADFLKRMNQVMNYPQEDEEIISDSTSDSDLDVGFVDDGFSNDSFTEDNSFGDDSFTDNSQSEKTTTTIENKTPKIKTANDVIKVINNAILHSDKLNLTAEELVEVINKELNYKGASYNEIPYNPKKYMAANRDELKNLISQYLLLYSGSLDDYINDQLEPSKARMIIQLKTGSNIYTKKVEKAIKDYAAANFPKGYTINVAGHADMSSAVNDLIVSSQIMSIISSLIIVFIIVAFSYKSIIAGIYGIIPLTLSLLINFGLMGYFGIKLDLGTAMVASIAIGIGVDYTIHFLSTYNYERKRSDDLEIVTKNTLITSGKAIIFNAISVAGGFAVLLFSNFVPLVNLGLLISLTMITSSAASMTVLPALLNLFKPKFISK
- a CDS encoding TetR/AcrR family transcriptional regulator, which gives rise to MAKKIVFTKEEILKKTYELLREKGIEYITARNIAKKLNSSPAPIYNSFKSIEELKYEILSMAKTTFLEYVQKPYTDKIFLNIGMGIVLFAKNERQLFDSIFLKQEFYKDLIHDFNKMIFEEFDQDKRFQKLGEEKRRWLLHKCWIYAHGLATLVCTDFISNVDTEYIKKNIYDTGMIFINSVLKDVE
- a CDS encoding sterol desaturase family protein, producing the protein MFIIELKLEILIFFFFSFLIFEKINYYYNQGNSFLKHDKSNLAIMLFNTIIFNSFFNYVFFLTTSSRLFRKYGVFQILKINYIIKGILIILLLDFWTYFWHRLNHEMKFLRKFHKVHHTDTMMNVTTAVRFHFIEFLLSFLMKTLIILILGISLKYLIVYEIIMNICVYFHHSNIKINKKVDNILNKIIVTPYMHRVHHSIIKKERNSNYSALLSIWDKIFNTYTYKEDIQDIIFGLEKYQDKKYDTFIYMLITPFK
- a CDS encoding TetR/AcrR family transcriptional regulator, which gives rise to MRKTKEDADKTKQAILEAALDVFLEKSYETATLNNIAKKANLTRGAIYWHFENKFDILKELTEMYLGSFLTKIDEEISKTDTSSICQIEALVKKYFDYFTSDKNIKKYKQIIEFKIGFTKDTSLIHNLLSEIKIKIINKTNNLILQGQTKGNIRTDLDAKFLAFAVINMILGFDRALMFNENIYDDFPSDYIVKNLIKLLKTP